A single genomic interval of Desulfitibacter sp. BRH_c19 harbors:
- a CDS encoding ABC transporter encodes MYVKIKGLNFKYKNAKEETIIDFDFNIEKGEVISIFGQSGCGKSTILRLLAGLEIPKTGLIVINNNVMVDDNTFILPEKRGVGMVFQDYALFPHMTVEGNVKFGLKNMTSKEKGKRSEEVLELVGLKDYKKRYPHEISGGQQQRVAIARAIAPKPSLLLLDEPFSNLDADLHSKIRGDLKEILEQAGITSIFVTHDKEDSIAIADRVVVLKKGRIIKTGNPREIFHSNSVLHGLKPILLPL; translated from the coding sequence ATGTATGTAAAAATTAAAGGCTTGAACTTTAAATATAAAAATGCAAAAGAAGAAACTATAATTGATTTTGATTTTAATATAGAAAAAGGTGAAGTAATCTCAATTTTTGGTCAGAGTGGATGTGGTAAGAGTACCATTCTCAGATTACTTGCAGGTCTTGAGATTCCTAAAACTGGTCTGATAGTAATTAATAATAATGTAATGGTTGATGATAATACTTTTATACTACCAGAAAAAAGGGGAGTCGGGATGGTCTTTCAGGATTATGCATTATTTCCCCACATGACTGTTGAAGGCAATGTGAAGTTTGGGTTAAAAAATATGACTAGTAAAGAAAAAGGTAAAAGGTCAGAAGAAGTATTAGAGTTGGTGGGTTTAAAGGATTATAAAAAAAGATATCCCCATGAAATAAGTGGAGGCCAGCAGCAAAGGGTTGCTATAGCCAGGGCTATAGCACCTAAGCCGTCGCTTCTACTATTAGATGAACCTTTTAGTAACTTGGATGCAGATTTACACTCTAAAATACGAGGTGATCTTAAAGAAATACTTGAACAAGCTGGCATAACATCCATATTTGTAACTCATGACAAAGAAGACTCGATAGCCATTGCAGATAGGGTAGTTGTTTTGAAAAAGGGTAGAATTATTAAAACGGGAAATCCGAGAGAAATCTTTCATTCTAATTCTGTTCTCCATGGACTAAAGCCTATTTTACTTCCCCTTTGA
- a CDS encoding iron ABC transporter produces MIKVRQLKTNVNIWSILSLVFILLIILPTLNIFINIFNEPSEYWAHIKEYLLLDYIVNTVTLITFGGLFTIIIGTSLAWLVTAFKFPLSGFYKWALILPLAIPPYIAAFTYHGLLNYTGVIQTFMRNSLDIQVSQKYFNIMSTQGAIFIFTMVLFPYVFAIVRAFLTKQSADLIENARVLGKNPLEIFIKVVFPISRVAIIGGVSLVILEILNDYGLVNYFGISTFSVAIFRTWFGLSDLDSAVRLAAILMTLVLVILLVEKVVRGRKRFSYSTSKVRPISPIQLKGAKGLLAFGYCFTIFSFGFLIPTLQLIYWAYLTYKNILDVKFFEYLFNSILVASVASVIIIIVALIIANYCRIKENIITKAYTKITTLGYSIPGAVIAVAVMIFFINLDKSLYGVYQMILPSAGKLVLTTSLAMLVFAYVIRFLAIGYNSIESGFEKIGKSYFEASRMLGMSVTKTFFKVDIKMLKPAIFSGFILVFVDILKELPLTMILRPFNFHTLATKAYQYANDEMIHEAAIASLIIIFTSTVLIFFLNRALVKEGK; encoded by the coding sequence ATGATTAAAGTCAGACAGTTGAAAACAAATGTGAATATATGGAGCATTCTAAGTTTAGTATTTATACTTTTGATAATACTACCAACTTTGAACATTTTTATTAATATTTTTAATGAGCCGAGCGAATATTGGGCACATATAAAAGAATATTTGTTATTGGATTATATAGTTAATACAGTAACGTTAATAACATTTGGTGGATTATTTACAATTATTATTGGTACCAGTTTAGCGTGGCTTGTAACAGCTTTTAAATTTCCGTTAAGTGGCTTTTATAAGTGGGCTTTGATTTTACCTCTTGCTATACCACCATATATAGCTGCCTTTACTTATCATGGGCTTCTCAACTATACTGGCGTAATTCAAACTTTCATGAGAAATTCGTTAGATATCCAGGTGAGTCAAAAATATTTTAATATCATGTCCACTCAAGGTGCTATTTTTATATTTACTATGGTGTTGTTTCCTTACGTATTTGCAATAGTAAGAGCATTTCTAACTAAGCAATCAGCAGATTTGATTGAAAATGCAAGAGTTCTTGGGAAGAATCCACTAGAAATCTTTATTAAAGTTGTGTTTCCTATATCGAGAGTTGCTATTATAGGTGGTGTTAGTCTAGTAATTTTAGAAATCTTAAATGATTATGGTTTAGTTAATTATTTTGGTATTTCAACTTTTAGCGTAGCTATATTTAGGACTTGGTTTGGGTTATCAGATCTTGATTCAGCTGTTAGACTTGCAGCTATTCTAATGACTTTAGTTTTAGTTATTCTACTAGTGGAGAAAGTAGTTAGAGGGAGAAAAAGATTTAGCTATTCTACTTCAAAAGTGAGACCGATTTCCCCTATACAACTTAAAGGAGCTAAGGGACTTTTAGCATTTGGGTATTGCTTTACTATATTTAGCTTTGGTTTTTTAATTCCAACTTTGCAATTAATATACTGGGCGTATTTAACTTATAAAAATATATTAGATGTAAAATTCTTTGAGTATTTGTTTAACTCAATTTTAGTCGCTTCGGTAGCTTCTGTAATAATAATTATCGTTGCACTAATAATTGCTAATTATTGTAGAATAAAAGAAAATATTATTACTAAAGCTTACACAAAAATAACAACATTGGGTTATTCGATTCCTGGAGCGGTTATAGCGGTGGCAGTAATGATTTTCTTTATAAACTTAGATAAAAGCTTGTATGGGGTTTATCAAATGATATTGCCTAGTGCAGGTAAACTAGTGTTAACCACTAGTTTGGCTATGTTGGTTTTTGCCTATGTTATTCGGTTTTTAGCTATAGGTTATAATTCTATTGAATCAGGATTTGAAAAGATAGGCAAAAGTTATTTTGAGGCATCCAGAATGCTGGGGATGAGTGTTACTAAGACGTTCTTTAAAGTTGATATTAAAATGTTAAAACCAGCAATCTTTAGTGGATTTATTTTGGTTTTTGTGGATATTTTAAAAGAATTACCTCTGACTATGATTTTAAGACCCTTTAATTTTCATACTTTGGCAACCAAGGCTTATCAATATGCTAATGATGAAATGATACATGAAGCAGCTATTGCTTCATTAATTATAATATTCACCAGTACGGTTTTAATCTTTTTTTTAAACAGAGCACTAGTTAAGGAGGGAAAGTAA
- a CDS encoding Fe(3+) ABC transporter substrate-binding protein — MVITIIILGLLVGCGDKSSTLETPQGSEEVNLFTTRHYDTDQMLLDLFEAQTGIKVNVVNAGADELLERIELEGEDTVADLLITADAGRLFTAKDRDLLQPVSSETLFTNIPENLRDRDNMWFALTKRARVLVYAPDRVDPSELSTYEALIEPEWKGRVVARTSNNVYNQSLMASFIELWGEEKAQEWAEGLKENLAREPQGNDRDQAKAVAAGEADVAIMNTYYIGRMLQSADPEEIKVASNVAIFFPNQDTDGTHINISGIALTKHAKNPENAIKLMEFLSKEGAQKLFAEANSEFPANPNVEWSSWLQGLGDFKEQDINLTALGDNHSKAIMVWDRAGFK; from the coding sequence ATGGTTATTACTATTATAATATTAGGTTTATTAGTAGGATGCGGGGACAAGTCAAGTACTTTAGAAACTCCACAAGGCAGCGAAGAAGTAAACCTTTTCACAACTAGGCACTATGATACCGATCAAATGTTATTGGATTTATTTGAAGCTCAAACAGGAATTAAAGTAAATGTGGTTAACGCTGGTGCAGATGAACTTTTAGAAAGAATTGAACTTGAGGGTGAAGATACAGTAGCAGATTTGTTGATAACAGCTGATGCGGGCAGATTATTTACTGCTAAAGACCGGGATTTGCTGCAACCTGTTTCTAGTGAAACACTATTTACTAATATTCCTGAAAATCTTCGAGACCGAGATAACATGTGGTTCGCTTTAACTAAAAGAGCTCGTGTCTTAGTATATGCTCCTGACAGAGTAGACCCTTCAGAACTCTCTACTTACGAAGCTTTAATAGAGCCAGAGTGGAAGGGTAGAGTAGTTGCAAGAACTTCTAATAATGTTTATAACCAATCACTAATGGCTTCTTTTATTGAATTATGGGGTGAAGAAAAAGCGCAAGAATGGGCAGAAGGATTAAAAGAAAACTTAGCTAGAGAACCTCAAGGAAATGATAGAGATCAAGCTAAAGCTGTTGCTGCAGGAGAGGCTGATGTAGCAATTATGAATACGTACTACATTGGTAGAATGTTGCAATCTGCTGACCCTGAAGAAATAAAGGTAGCTAGTAACGTAGCAATTTTCTTCCCTAATCAAGACACAGATGGAACTCATATTAACATTAGTGGTATTGCACTTACAAAGCATGCTAAGAACCCAGAAAATGCAATTAAGTTGATGGAGTTTTTATCTAAAGAGGGAGCGCAAAAGCTATTTGCTGAAGCTAATAGTGAATTTCCTGCTAACCCTAATGTAGAATGGAGTAGTTGGTTGCAAGGATTAGGAGATTTTAAAGAACAAGATATTAACCTTACAGCCCTAGGAGACAATCATAGTAAAGCTATAATGGTATGGGATAGGGCTGGTTTTAAATAA